The Thalassotalea sediminis genome includes the window TGGCTTGCCGTTGCTTTGATTTGAGGGAGTAATAATGATCTGGCCTGTACAATCCCTTCTTGAGATGCTTTAAATTGTGCTTGTGCTTTTAAAACAACAGGATCATTCGCTTTAGCGAGTTCGTAAGTTGATAATAAATCTTGTGCATTAATCATCGAACTACTTGTAGCACAAACAATGCCGATAATTATCGAGGTAACTGATTTTTTCATGTCGAAGCAATTCCTTAGATATGCTATTAGTGCTTATTATTAATTATGTCGTTATCCTACATGGACATAGGGCGAACCTAAATAGAATAAATGTTTACTAGGGCATTCTAGTGTAACAAAATGTTTAATGCTATTTCTAAAGTCAAATTTGTATACATTTAAGGGGTTTTATTTACAAGATGAAACATAAAGTAACAAATTCACCTGTACTTCGCTTTGGAACGCAGGATTTTAAGGTGCACGCAAAAGAAACACTTTATAAAGGTTTTTTTAAAATGGATTGCTACCAAATTAGTTATCAAAAGTTTGATGGTAATTCTAGCGCAATTATTCAACGTGAAGTCTTTGAGCGTGGAGATGCTGTAGTGTTGATCCCCTATGATCCTGTTTCAGATACTGTTGTTTTGATCGAGCAATTTAGAGTTGGTGCTATTCGATGCGGCGACTCTCCTTGGTTGCTAGAGTTTATTGCTGGTATGTTCGAACAGGATGAAGATCCAATTGATGTAGCAATTCGAGAAGCTAAGGAAGAGGCAAACCTTACTGTTTTACCTGAGCATATGAAAAAAGTAATGACCTACCTTTCTAGCCCCGGCGGGATGAGTGAAGCAATACATATATATGCGGCAAGTATAAATAGTGAAAATATTGGTGGTATTCATGGCCTTGATAGCGAAGATGAAGATATTTTAGTTCATGTTATTACCAGAGAAAAAGCATTATCTATGCTTTCAGATGGAAAAATTACTAATGCTGCAACTATTATTGGGTTACAATGGTTGGCGATGAATTACCAAACTATTACGTGATAACTACCATAGAATATAAGATTTAACGTATGACAACGATAAAATCACCATACCGCCCTAGACTGTCAAATCTTATGACTGTTTGTGAGGTAAATTATATGTTGTTGCTTAGGCTGATGGCCGATAATGAACAGCAGGGTGAGTCACGTCAATTTTTCATTTCAGATTTTCTTTCTTATCAAATAACGATTGATGAAGTTACGCGCTATACATCGTTAATTACCATGAAACAAGACGCGGTAGTAAATGGTAATGTGTTATCTAACTTTTTTAGGCCTAAAATGGTTGTACGTTTATATCATGATGCCCGAATGGCAGAGGTTGTTGCTAACCAAGATATTAGACGTGTAAAACCACGTTATGATTATCCAAACAAAAATATGCATTTACCTGATGAAAAACAGCAAATAAATCAGTTTCTCACTGAATGGCTACAATTAAGTTTACAGTTAGGGCAAACGAATGTCGCATTGTCTTAGTATGAGGAGTGACTGTTGTCTGTAACTTTTGCTCAGATTTCTGATTGTCACTTGTTTGCTGAGCCAAGTAAATGTCACCATGATGCAAACGTTTATCAACACCTGTGTAGAGTATTGCACGACATTAATCAACGTGATGAAATAAGTTTTATTGTTTTTACTGGCGATCTTACTCAGGATCACTCTGAAGAGTCTTACCAATTATTTATTGGGGCATTCAGCGCTATTATTAAGGGTAAACCTTTATATTATATAGCAGGCAATCATGATGAACCTTTATTATTAACTCGTTATTTTCAAGGTGAACAGATTTATCAAGATAAAACGATTGAATTGAACGCTTGGCAGGTTCACCTAATTGATACAAAAAGTGAAACACCCGCCGGAAAATGGCATGAAAGAGAAGAAAACAGACTTGCTAATGTCATCAATTCTGATAAAGCCCAATGCCTGTTAATGCATCATCATGTCAAAGATGTCGGTTATTTTATTGATAAGCACCATGTAGTGAATCAACACGACTTTGTTCAGTTTACTGATAATTATAAAAATATTTGTATTGTTGCTTGTGGTCATGTGCATAATGCGTTGACAATGACGTTAGGAGATATACCGTTTTATACTTGTCCCGCCACTTCTATTCAGTTCGATAAAACAGTAGCAACGGTCGCAAACAGTAAGCTGCCTCCAGGTTATCGACTATTTACACTTAATCCAGATAAAACGTTTATGACGGAAGCGATCTTTCTAGCGGAATAATATGACTAATCAAATTTTATATATCCACGGATTTAATTCATCGCCAAAATCGGAAAAAGTTACGATCACACAACAATACATTGATCAAAATAACGTTGATGTCGTCATGCACTGTCCACAAGTAGAAAGCTCACCTCAAGCAGCATTAGTGCAGTTTGAAAAGATACTAGCAAGTGAGCCTGTGGCAAAGTGGCATTTAATGGGCTCGTCACTGGGAGGTTTTTTTGCGACGTATTTAGCCGAAAAGTATGGATACCCAGCGGTTTTAATTAACCCCGCTGTTAAGCCATTTGAACTACTCAGTGATTATATTGGTGAACAACAAAACCCCTATACAGGAGAAGTTTATCAAGTAACAACACAGCACATGCATGATTTGCAAAGTATATACCGTAAAAAAATATCAAAAAATCGTTACATGGTGATGGTACAAACAGGCGATGAAGTGTTAGATTATCGTCAAGCAGTAAAAAAATATCACGGCAACCAACTAATCGTGCAAGAAAATGGCGATCATAGTTTTGTTGATTATCATAAAATGTTGCCGCAAGTGATGGCATTTTTATCGCTGTCGTAGCATCAATTCACAGTCATAATAATTATTAGAAACCGTTATGAGCGAACAATACAATTCGGAATCAATAGAAGTACTTAGCGGCTTGGACCCTGTCCGTCATCGTCCAGGCATGTATACCGAAACCTCAAGGCCAAATCATTTAGGTCAAGAAGTTATAGATAACTCTGTTGATGAGGCGTTAGCAGGGCATGCACAAAATATTTCAGTGATCCTTGATAAGGATCAGTCATTAGAGGTTATAGATGACGGCCGAGGTATGCCAACAGATATACACCCAGAAGAAGGCGTCAGTGGTGTTGAATTGATCTTTTGCAAGCTGCACGCTGGCGGCAAGTTTTCCAATAAAAACTATCAGTTTTCAGGGGGCTTGCATGGTGTTGGTATTTCAGTTGTAAACGCATTATCTTCGCGCGTTGATGTTGCTGTTCGCCGAGACGGTAAAGTCTTTGAAATGGCATTTGAAAACGGTGAAAAAGTCGAAGAGTTGCGTGAAACAGGCACTGTTGGTAGAAGAAACACCGGGACACGGGTCAAGTTTTGGCCGGATGCAAAATATTTTGATTCAGCCAAGTTTTCGGTTCGACGCTTGGTTCACTTGTTAAAAGCTAAAGCTGTTTTATGTCCTGGGTTAACGATAAAGTTCCATGATAAAAATGAAAATCAAAAGTATCAGTGGTGTTATGAAGACGGGCTTTGTGACTACTTAAAAGAGTCAGTAAAAGGTTTTGAAAGCTTACCTGAAGACCCTTTTGTTGGGACGTTTTCTTCACAAAATGAAGCTGCAGATTGGGCTGTTACTTGGTTGCCAGAAGGCGGAGATGGTATTGGTGAAAGTTATGTTAACTTAATTCCAACTGTACAAGGTGGTACACATGTAAATGGCTTAAGACAAGGGTTACTAGAGTCGATGCGTGAGTTTTGTGAGTTCCGTAACTTAGTGCCTCGAGGAGTTAAATTAACCCCTGATGATATTTGGGATAAGTGCTCTTATATTCTATCCGTTAAAATGGAAGATCCACAATTTGCTGGACAAACAAAAGAAAGGCTTTCTTCGCGACAATGTGCGGCATTTGTTACCGGGGTTGTAAAAGACGCTTTTAGCCTATGGTTAAATGAACACACCGAGATTGCAGAAGCTTTAGCTGAGTTTTGTATTTCGAATGCACAACGCCGACTTAAAGCTGCGAAAAAAATTGTACGCAAGAAAGTTACTCAAGGGCCTGCTCTACCAGGTAAGTTAACTGATTGTGGAAGCCAAGACACTGCTCGAAGTGAATTATTTTTAGTTGAGGGTGATTCAGCAGGCGGTAGTGCTAAACAAGCACGTGATCGTGAAAATCAAGCAATAATGCCATTGCGAGGTAAAATATTAAATACATGGGAAGTTGATTCAGGCCAAATACTTGCTTCACAAGAGGTACATGATATTTCTGTCGCTTTAGGTATTGATCCTGATAGTGACGATTTAACAGGCTTACGCTACGGAAAAATTTGTATTCTAGCGGATGCTGATTCAGATGGCTTGCATATTGCGACTTTATTGTGTGCTTTATTTATGCAACATTTTTTACCACTTGTCCAAGCGGGCCATGTTTATGTTGCTATGCCGCCTCTTTATCGCGTTGATGTCGGTAAAGAAGTCTTTTATGCCTTAGATGAAGATGAGAAAAATGGGATTTTAGATCGTATAGAAGCTGAGAAGAAGCGCGGTAAAGTTAATGTACAGCGTTTTAAAGGGCTAGGTGAAATGAACCCGCTACAGTTACGTGAAACCACTATGGATCCCAATACCCGTCGATTGGTGCAATTAACTGTCGATGAATTTGATGCAACAATGGAAATTATGGATATGTTGCTATCGAAAAAACGTAGTGGTGACCGTAAAGAATGGCTTCAAGAGCATGGTGATCGTGTCGAGGTGATTTAGTTTTGCCCAGGTACCATTCAGGATCGTATGGTACCTATTGATGTTTTATAGACAGGGAGTAGTGGAGTATTTGATATATGTTCGACTGGATTATTACGCAATTTACCATCCCTGCTGATAGTATTTTAATTTATGGTAGCTATAATCCTTGGTTAGTTGCTCTCTCTGTTTTTATCGCTATATTTGCCTCTTTTATGGGGTTACAAGTTGCCTCTCAAGCAAATAACAAAATATCTAATTTACGCCGCCATAGTATGCTAGGAATAGGTAGTATTGCTCTTGGTGGCGGTATTTGGAGTATGCACTTTATTGGCATGCTTGCCTTCGATTTATGTACAACCGTTGAGTATGATGGCTTTATTACTTTTATGTCGATGTTGCCTGGCATTTTTGCATCGTGGGTCGCCTTAAGTTACATCAATAGTCATCGTAAAGACTTTCTATCGTTATTCGTTGGCGGCGTTCTTGTAGGTGCTGGTATTGGTACCATGCATTATACCGGCATGGCAGCAATGGATATGGCACCTCTACTCAGGTATGAGCTTTGGATTTTCGGATTATCTATTGTCGTTGCGGTAACGTTGGCGATGTTATCGCTTTGGATTCGCTTTGGTTTGGTTGTTTTACGTAGTAAAGGCCTTAATTGGTGGTATCCAGAACTATGGGCGAGTATCGTAATGGGGTGTGCGATAACTGGCATGCATTATACCGGTATGGCAGCAGCACGTTTTGTTCGACCTCCTGGTCTAGAGCTTAGTCAGCAAAGTTCGGAAATTTCTATTTATTTAGCCTTAGGTATTTCAATTACGACTATTGTTATCATCTGTTTAGTTTTAGGACTGAACATGGTCTATCGATATAAAGATATTTCTCGCAGAGCTGAAGAAAGTGAACGTCGTATGCGAGCAATGATGGACACAGCGGTTGACGGAATTGTTAGTATTGACAGCGAAGGGACAGTCCTTAGTATCAATCAAGCAACTGAAAACTTGCTCGGTTGGTCTGCAAAAGAAATCATCGGACAGAATGTTAATGTATTAGTTCCTGCACCATACCATGATGGACATGATGGTTATATTCAGCGTTATCTTGAAACGGGTGAAGCTAATATTATTGGTAAAGGACGTGAGGTAGATGCGCGTCATAAAGACGGTAGCAAGGTGGCAATTAGGTTAGCAATTGGACACGTAAAACTTAGTACAAATGATTTTTTTGTTGCTTTTATTTCCGATATACGTCCTCGATTGAAAATGGAACAAGCATTAAGAGACAACGAAGAAAAATATCGCTCTCTAATAACCAATATTCCAGGTATCGCCTATCGATGTAAAGAAACACCTGAATGGCCTATGATTTTTATTAGTGATGCCGTAGAAAGTATCACAGGCTATCCAGCTTCAGATTTTACGTTACCTGAACCAAAACGTAGCTTCACTGAACTATATCATCCAGATGATTTAACACGTATTACACAAAGTGCTTTTTTCGACGGACCATTTAATCTCGAGTATCGCATTATTAGGCGTGATGGCGCAGTACGTTGGGTTATGGAGCAAGGTATACATGTAAAAATGCCAAACCA containing:
- a CDS encoding YqiA/YcfP family alpha/beta fold hydrolase: MTNQILYIHGFNSSPKSEKVTITQQYIDQNNVDVVMHCPQVESSPQAALVQFEKILASEPVAKWHLMGSSLGGFFATYLAEKYGYPAVLINPAVKPFELLSDYIGEQQNPYTGEVYQVTTQHMHDLQSIYRKKISKNRYMVMVQTGDEVLDYRQAVKKYHGNQLIVQENGDHSFVDYHKMLPQVMAFLSLS
- a CDS encoding NUDIX domain-containing protein, whose translation is MKHKVTNSPVLRFGTQDFKVHAKETLYKGFFKMDCYQISYQKFDGNSSAIIQREVFERGDAVVLIPYDPVSDTVVLIEQFRVGAIRCGDSPWLLEFIAGMFEQDEDPIDVAIREAKEEANLTVLPEHMKKVMTYLSSPGGMSEAIHIYAASINSENIGGIHGLDSEDEDILVHVITREKALSMLSDGKITNAATIIGLQWLAMNYQTIT
- the parE gene encoding DNA topoisomerase IV subunit B, which translates into the protein MSEQYNSESIEVLSGLDPVRHRPGMYTETSRPNHLGQEVIDNSVDEALAGHAQNISVILDKDQSLEVIDDGRGMPTDIHPEEGVSGVELIFCKLHAGGKFSNKNYQFSGGLHGVGISVVNALSSRVDVAVRRDGKVFEMAFENGEKVEELRETGTVGRRNTGTRVKFWPDAKYFDSAKFSVRRLVHLLKAKAVLCPGLTIKFHDKNENQKYQWCYEDGLCDYLKESVKGFESLPEDPFVGTFSSQNEAADWAVTWLPEGGDGIGESYVNLIPTVQGGTHVNGLRQGLLESMREFCEFRNLVPRGVKLTPDDIWDKCSYILSVKMEDPQFAGQTKERLSSRQCAAFVTGVVKDAFSLWLNEHTEIAEALAEFCISNAQRRLKAAKKIVRKKVTQGPALPGKLTDCGSQDTARSELFLVEGDSAGGSAKQARDRENQAIMPLRGKILNTWEVDSGQILASQEVHDISVALGIDPDSDDLTGLRYGKICILADADSDGLHIATLLCALFMQHFLPLVQAGHVYVAMPPLYRVDVGKEVFYALDEDEKNGILDRIEAEKKRGKVNVQRFKGLGEMNPLQLRETTMDPNTRRLVQLTVDEFDATMEIMDMLLSKKRSGDRKEWLQEHGDRVEVI
- a CDS encoding DUF1249 domain-containing protein codes for the protein MTTIKSPYRPRLSNLMTVCEVNYMLLLRLMADNEQQGESRQFFISDFLSYQITIDEVTRYTSLITMKQDAVVNGNVLSNFFRPKMVVRLYHDARMAEVVANQDIRRVKPRYDYPNKNMHLPDEKQQINQFLTEWLQLSLQLGQTNVALS
- a CDS encoding metallophosphoesterase family protein, with product MSVTFAQISDCHLFAEPSKCHHDANVYQHLCRVLHDINQRDEISFIVFTGDLTQDHSEESYQLFIGAFSAIIKGKPLYYIAGNHDEPLLLTRYFQGEQIYQDKTIELNAWQVHLIDTKSETPAGKWHEREENRLANVINSDKAQCLLMHHHVKDVGYFIDKHHVVNQHDFVQFTDNYKNICIVACGHVHNALTMTLGDIPFYTCPATSIQFDKTVATVANSKLPPGYRLFTLNPDKTFMTEAIFLAE